Sequence from the Cyanobacteriota bacterium genome:
ATGATTAGTCCAACACCCCCACCTACGACAAGACTCCCTAAACCACCGGATATGGCTCCTAGCAGACCACCAATCACGTGATTGCCAATCTCGCCAGCCCAGGCAAAGGTGTTTAAGCCTGTGATGAGGCTAAAGGTGGTACCTGCTAAAAATCCAAAGGGGATTAGCCACGTTGCCATGAGCTTAACCTGGCGACGAGCCTGCTCGTTGGGATCAATCAGTCCATACTCATCGGCACTTTTGTACCCCTTACCAAGAATAGTGATTTTTTCCATGGGCAGATTCTGGGCTTCCAGTGCTGAGTAGGCAGCTTCTGCCTGGATGCGATCGCGCAATACAGCTACGAGGTAGTTCATAGAGAGATGCTTGGTTATCAGAGGTTTTAAGTAGTCGTTGTCCAACCTTCCAGCTTTAGCAGTAATGTCTGCCAGTGAATTACTCGGCCAAATCTGCTGGAGTGTTACAGTTTCTAAGCATAGCGGCCATCTCAGCCTCTACAGGAATGGATTGTACTGGGTTTTGGGCTAGCCATCGCTGAAATGATCGACCACCTTGCTGCACAAATGCTTGGAGACTAAGTTGTGCTCGTCGCCGGTAAAAGGCGCATAGCGGCTCCCAGCGATCGTGATGATAAGGTGCAAATGCCAGAGTCTCGGCAGGCAAAGTGGCTAACTGCATAGCCCACTGTTGCAGTACTGTTGCCTGTAGGCAAGGTAAGTCACAGGCTAGTAACAGCACCCAATCGGTGGGTATATGCATTAATCCCTGGGTTAGAGCAACGAGGGGGCCTTGCCCTGGCTGATCTTCATGGATCCAACAAACGTTTGAAACTAGGGTCTTGTAACGGTCTGGCCAGGGGGTAATGACATAAATCGTGGGGCAACAGTTAGCTGCTACAGTGCAGACCTGCTGAAGGAGTGGAATTCCCTGCCAGAGTGAGAGCGCCTTGTCCTTACCCATGCGGGAACTTAGCCCAC
This genomic interval carries:
- a CDS encoding molybdenum cofactor guanylyltransferase; amino-acid sequence: MSELSALILAGGLSSRMGKDKALSLWQGIPLLQQVCTVAANCCPTIYVITPWPDRYKTLVSNVCWIHEDQPGQGPLVALTQGLMHIPTDWVLLLACDLPCLQATVLQQWAMQLATLPAETLAFAPYHHDRWEPLCAFYRRRAQLSLQAFVQQGGRSFQRWLAQNPVQSIPVEAEMAAMLRNCNTPADLAE